A genomic stretch from Paraburkholderia dioscoreae includes:
- a CDS encoding TAXI family TRAP transporter solute-binding subunit, with protein MPRHNPVLQRARKAPVKPRRPWLFITGAILLLAVSGWVLAIILAPAFQHTIVMTSGADGGIYRGFAERYAPILKQKGITLDIRSSSGSVENYQRLKDPRSEYQVGFIQSGTTRPKETDDLKTIAAVSYEPIWVFYRGDATIDRLAQLRGKRISIGVPGSGLLNVALQLLAYSGVSGDNTTLLQMDAAKAYQSLENGQLDAAFFIGRPDAEMQRTLLNSNLKLMSFAQADALVQKFPSLSKVIFPRGSTSIANDRPSADVTLLAATALLVAKESLHPAFVYLLLDAASAVHGREDYFTPLGRFPNVNTDEFPVSDESIRYFKSGRPFLQRYLPFWLASFVERRLLILLPFAALLLGVLQALPRIAETRIKNRLVVWYREVKLLEDEIRRSERPSREQISQWSDEIEQIDAHANQIRLPQRYLPDIYALKQAIDVVRGRISYMARQAEK; from the coding sequence TTCATCACGGGCGCGATCCTGCTGCTGGCCGTGTCAGGCTGGGTACTGGCAATCATTCTCGCGCCCGCTTTCCAGCATACGATCGTCATGACGTCTGGAGCGGACGGAGGAATCTATCGCGGCTTTGCGGAGCGCTACGCACCGATCCTGAAACAGAAAGGCATTACGCTCGATATCCGTAGTTCTTCCGGTTCAGTCGAAAATTATCAGCGGCTGAAAGACCCACGCAGCGAATATCAGGTCGGCTTTATCCAGTCCGGCACGACTCGTCCGAAAGAAACAGACGACCTGAAAACGATCGCCGCAGTCTCGTACGAACCGATCTGGGTGTTCTATCGCGGCGACGCCACGATCGACCGGTTGGCGCAACTGCGCGGCAAGCGGATTTCCATAGGCGTGCCCGGCAGCGGCCTGCTCAATGTTGCCCTGCAACTGCTCGCCTACAGCGGCGTTTCGGGTGACAACACCACGTTGTTGCAAATGGATGCGGCCAAGGCATATCAAAGTCTGGAAAACGGACAACTCGATGCGGCGTTCTTTATCGGCAGGCCGGATGCCGAGATGCAACGAACTCTGCTGAACAGCAATCTGAAGCTGATGAGCTTTGCTCAGGCCGATGCCCTAGTCCAAAAATTCCCGTCACTCTCCAAGGTCATTTTTCCGCGTGGCTCGACGAGCATTGCCAATGATCGGCCGTCAGCCGATGTCACCCTGCTCGCCGCCACGGCTTTGCTCGTGGCCAAGGAATCCTTGCATCCGGCCTTCGTCTATCTGTTACTGGATGCAGCCAGCGCCGTCCACGGTCGCGAAGATTACTTCACGCCACTCGGCAGGTTTCCCAACGTCAACACCGACGAATTTCCCGTGTCCGATGAAAGCATCCGCTATTTCAAGTCTGGGCGTCCCTTCCTTCAGCGCTACCTCCCGTTCTGGCTGGCCAGTTTTGTCGAACGGCGCCTTCTGATCCTGCTGCCTTTTGCGGCTTTACTGCTCGGCGTGCTTCAGGCGTTACCGCGAATCGCGGAGACGCGGATCAAAAACCGCCTCGTGGTCTGGTATCGCGAAGTGAAGCTGCTGGAAGATGAGATACGGCGAAGCGAGCGACCAAGCCGGGAGCAGATTTCACAATGGAGCGACGAGATCGAACAGATCGACGCGCACGCTAACCAGATACGCCTGCCGCAGCGATATCTTCCGGATATCTACGCCCTCAAACAGGCTATTGATGTTGTAAGGGGGCGGATTTCCTATATGGCCAGGCAGGCGGAGAAATAG